The following are encoded in a window of Sphingobium sp. AP49 genomic DNA:
- a CDS encoding UrcA family protein → MFATTKIIAALGTLALMGTAGAASAEEFISNGRTTQVRFGDLDLTRQADQQQLRTRIARAANKVCATTDLAAMTACRAAAIARVEAPVATAIARAESGQRYADAGKDVRPVVGN, encoded by the coding sequence ATGTTCGCCACCACGAAGATCATCGCCGCCCTTGGTACCCTTGCCCTGATGGGCACGGCCGGTGCCGCTTCGGCCGAGGAGTTCATCTCCAACGGCCGCACGACCCAGGTTCGCTTCGGCGATCTCGACCTGACCCGCCAGGCCGACCAGCAGCAGCTGCGCACCCGGATCGCCCGGGCAGCCAACAAGGTCTGCGCCACGACCGACCTGGCGGCGATGACCGCCTGTCGCGCCGCCGCGATCGCCCGGGTCGAGGCGCCGGTCGCCACCGCGATCGCCCGCGCCGAAAGCGGCCAGCGCTATGCCGATGCCGGCAAGGATGTCCGGCCCGTCGTCGGCAACTGA
- a CDS encoding phosphotransferase has product MSLPDPSTFIAEGASAAVYRLEPGRVLKLFHDGVDQSIITREYAMAQAIEATGLPVPRALGLGEVAGRQGIIYSEVEGPNLLHYIWRHPHRVGWAMRAMARLQRQIHGQSVPLLRSRKAILTEDIEMAPVGERLRAVAIDRLDQLIEGDLLSHGDLHPANLIVTPDGLAVIDWSKAARAAPAADVVRSEMLMRFGPGQAGGWWEGAVRDGVTAYYVRHYRKAARMEAEALAAWRALVALAWLRHRLPARDPAFAAYLTRALDSAGLPAIEG; this is encoded by the coding sequence ATGAGCCTGCCCGATCCTTCCACCTTCATCGCCGAGGGCGCGAGTGCGGCGGTGTATCGGCTTGAGCCGGGCCGGGTGCTCAAGCTGTTCCATGACGGTGTCGACCAGAGCATCATCACCCGCGAATATGCGATGGCGCAGGCGATCGAGGCGACCGGGCTGCCGGTCCCGCGCGCGCTGGGCCTGGGCGAGGTCGCCGGGCGGCAGGGCATTATCTATAGCGAGGTCGAGGGACCGAACCTGCTCCACTATATCTGGCGCCATCCCCATCGCGTCGGCTGGGCGATGCGGGCGATGGCCCGGCTGCAGCGGCAGATCCATGGCCAGAGCGTGCCGCTGCTGCGCAGCCGCAAGGCGATCCTGACCGAGGATATCGAGATGGCGCCGGTGGGCGAACGGTTGCGTGCGGTGGCGATCGACCGGCTGGACCAGTTGATCGAGGGCGACCTTCTGTCGCATGGCGACCTGCACCCCGCCAATCTGATCGTGACACCGGACGGGCTGGCGGTGATCGACTGGTCCAAGGCTGCGCGCGCGGCGCCGGCGGCCGACGTGGTGCGCAGCGAGATGCTGATGCGCTTTGGCCCCGGGCAGGCGGGCGGATGGTGGGAAGGCGCGGTCCGCGATGGCGTCACCGCCTATTATGTCCGCCATTATCGCAAGGCCGCGCGGATGGAGGCCGAGGCGCTGGCCGCGTGGCGCGCGCTGGTGGCGCTGGCCTGGCTGCGCCACCGGCTGCCGGCGCGCGATCCGGCCTTTGCCGCCTATCTGACGCGGGCGCTGGACAGCGCCGGATTGCCCGCGATCGAGGGCTGA
- a CDS encoding YadA-like family protein — protein sequence MARTNANAANGLAVAAQGTADAALANAATAQSTADGAKADAAAAQSTADAALANAATANGTANTALANAATAQSTADTAMTNAATAQSTADTALANAATAQDAANSAKADASSAQGTANSALANAATAQGTANTALANAAAAQGTADSALANAATAQTTADSALANAATAQASADAAGVKADTAIAYGNETRDIANNALAQIGTASSSATEALNVANGIAGTANSALATANDAKVSADAAAARTAYVAANGSGAAPTASGANAIAMGNAANASAANAVAIGNGAQATNGAAVSVGYANRASGNGAVAIGDPNVATGTGAVAIGANNTATGDGAVALGNASTANGASAVALGNGAQAVFADSIAIGANVTTVRQGQVALGSASSTYTAAGITSSASRAAQAGAVSLVTTDAAGNLATAALDVGELSGLGGRVGTLETEVVGMKQQLRAANAGIAAAMAMGGTLLPPDSTFALSFNLSTYRGQQGFSGAAVAQVTERVWMSGGFAGSTVKGSTGGRVGMTFGW from the coding sequence GCAAATGGCCTGGCCGTTGCGGCCCAGGGCACGGCGGATGCCGCGCTCGCCAATGCCGCGACGGCGCAATCGACGGCAGATGGTGCCAAGGCCGATGCGGCGGCTGCCCAGTCCACCGCCGACGCCGCGCTGGCGAATGCGGCGACGGCGAATGGCACAGCCAATACGGCTTTGGCCAATGCGGCGACGGCCCAGTCCACCGCCGACACGGCGATGACAAATGCCGCGACCGCCCAGTCAACGGCCGACACCGCGCTGGCCAACGCGGCCACGGCGCAGGATGCCGCCAACAGCGCGAAGGCTGATGCCTCGTCGGCGCAGGGGACGGCCAACAGCGCTCTGGCGAATGCGGCCACGGCACAAGGCACCGCCAACACGGCGCTTGCCAACGCGGCCGCGGCACAAGGCACGGCCGACAGCGCGCTCGCCAACGCGGCCACCGCGCAGACCACCGCCGACAGCGCGCTGGCCAATGCGGCGACGGCGCAGGCGTCTGCCGATGCGGCGGGCGTGAAGGCGGATACGGCGATCGCCTATGGCAACGAGACGCGCGACATTGCCAATAATGCGCTGGCGCAGATCGGCACCGCCAGCAGCAGCGCGACCGAGGCGCTGAACGTCGCCAATGGCATCGCCGGCACCGCCAACAGCGCGCTGGCGACCGCCAATGATGCCAAGGTGAGCGCTGATGCGGCAGCGGCCCGCACCGCCTATGTCGCGGCCAACGGATCGGGTGCTGCCCCGACCGCAAGTGGTGCCAATGCCATCGCGATGGGCAATGCTGCCAACGCGTCGGCCGCCAACGCGGTCGCCATCGGCAATGGCGCGCAGGCGACCAACGGCGCAGCCGTGTCGGTCGGCTATGCCAATCGCGCGAGCGGCAATGGCGCGGTGGCGATCGGCGATCCCAATGTCGCGACCGGTACCGGTGCCGTCGCGATCGGCGCCAACAACACGGCCACCGGCGACGGCGCAGTCGCGCTGGGCAATGCCAGCACGGCCAATGGCGCGAGCGCGGTCGCGCTGGGTAATGGCGCCCAGGCGGTCTTTGCCGATAGCATCGCGATCGGCGCCAATGTCACCACCGTCCGGCAGGGCCAGGTGGCGCTGGGTTCGGCCAGTTCGACCTATACCGCCGCCGGCATCACATCGTCGGCCAGCCGGGCCGCCCAGGCGGGCGCAGTCAGCCTGGTGACGACCGATGCGGCGGGCAATCTGGCAACGGCGGCGCTGGATGTCGGCGAATTGTCGGGTCTTGGCGGCCGGGTCGGCACGCTGGAGACCGAAGTCGTCGGCATGAAGCAGCAACTGCGCGCGGCCAATGCCGGCATCGCCGCTGCCATGGCGATGGGGGGCACGCTGCTGCCGCCGGATTCGACCTTCGCCCTGTCGTTCAACCTGTCGACCTATCGCGGCCAGCAGGGCTTTTCCGGCGCGGCAGTGGCCCAGGTCACCGAGCGCGTGTGGATGAGCGGCGGCTTTGCCGGTTCGACCGTCAAGGGTTCGACCGGCGGCCGGGTCGGCATGACCTTCGGCTGGTAA